Within Sporosarcina sp. PTS2304, the genomic segment TGAGCAAGGAGAGAAAACTACTGTAGTCGGTGCAGAGGGAGAAGTATTTGCGGATTACTGGTTGGAATATCATTTTGAAATGCCCCGAACGATCACTTATTACAGTCAAGGAGAAGAACATATACAAGTTGATTGGCAAAATCCGTGGCATGAAAATGCGGCAGGAAAAATTCGATTCAGAAACCCGATACTTTTCACAACTGTGCGCACAGATCCTTTGCATAAAGTGCGACTGGAGAAAGGGATGGAAGAGAGTGTAATCCTGCCCTTACTAACATATGATTTACTAGCGACTAAGAAAAATGAGCTGATCATTAAAGAGGAAAATGTTTTACATGTATCGTTCACTAATGATAAAGTAGTAGGGACTATACTATTTTTACTTAATGAAAACATTGCTGAAAAACGACCGATAACTCAAGGAGACTGAAAATATTGAGCGAACATTCCATTCAACTGCATATTGAAGAACCAAATGAAGCGATTATGCTTCTTGGTATTTCCGATCAAAACATGAATTTGATCGAAGAAGAATTACATGTCTCGATTCGAACGAGAGGCGAAAATGTCTCCATTACTGGGGACGAAGAACAGGCAGAAGCTGCAAAAGCCTTGCTGGAGCAACTGCTGAAAGTCATTCGTAAAGGCATCAATATTAATTTGCGAGATGTTGCAACAGCTATCGAAATGGCAAAAAACAGTACAATCGAATACTTTGCATCCTTATATGATGAAGAAATTGCGCGCAATACGAAAGGGAAAGTCATTCGTGCGAAGACGATTGGACAGCGAGAGTACGTACAATCCATTCGCTCACGAGACCTCGTCTTTTGTATTGGTCCTGCAGGTACTGGAAAAACCTATCTAGCTGTCGTTATGGCGGTGCAAGCGATGAAGTCGGGTTCAGTTAAGCGTATTGTCCTAACACGCCCTGCTGTGGAAGCAGGAGAGAGCCTAGGCTTCCTTCCAGGTGATCTGAAGGAAAAGGTCGACCCTTATTTACGTCCGCTTTACGATGCGCTTCATGATGTTCTTGGAGCGGAGCATACAGATAGACTGATGGAACGCGGTGTAATTGAAATCGCTCCGCTGGCATACATGCGTGGCCGTACATTAGACGATGCATTCGTGATTTTGGATGAAGCGCAGAACACAACGAAAGCCCAAATGAAAATGTTTTTAACCCGTTTAGGATTTGGTTCGAAAATGGTCATTACTGGAGACAAAACACAAATTGATCTACCCCGTGGTGTTGACTCTGGATTGAATGTAGCAGAACATATATTGAAAAATGTACAAGACATTCAATTCATTTATTTAGAACAAGGTGACGTTGTAAGACACCCGATTGTGGCAAAAATTATCGATGCATACGAAAAAGAGCAGTCATCCAATTAATGACTGCTTTTTTCATGAAATGAATAGTTACATAGAGTATATCCGATATAGAAGGGAGGCAACTGTATGGAAATGTTAAAACGATGGTTTTCACAACTGCGTAGTGTGAAATTTATCTTTTTTTTATTACTTGTCGTCTTACTATCAGGTGTGCTGTTATTTTTTTTAATGTATGGAAGCAATCAAAATGAAACGTATGAAATATCGGTGTATGAAATATCGCCGAAAACGATTCGTTCACCGAAAACTATTGAAGATATTGATAAGACTGAACTGGAACGAATTCGTGCAGAGCAAGCGGCGCCAGTTGTGTACCGCTACTCGGAAGACATTATGAAAAACAAAAAAGCGATCATCAACTCGATCTTTACTGCTGTTAGTGAGTTGGATGTAGAAACAAAGAAAGACGAGTCAATCTTGCCAAATGAAAAATTGAAAAAGCTTCGCCAAAAGTTAAAAGGGATGGAGAAAGACGATTCTTTCTATTTATTATCAGATGAGCAATTAAAGCAACTGCTGGCGGCTGATCA encodes:
- a CDS encoding PhoH family protein — protein: MLLGISDQNMNLIEEELHVSIRTRGENVSITGDEEQAEAAKALLEQLLKVIRKGININLRDVATAIEMAKNSTIEYFASLYDEEIARNTKGKVIRAKTIGQREYVQSIRSRDLVFCIGPAGTGKTYLAVVMAVQAMKSGSVKRIVLTRPAVEAGESLGFLPGDLKEKVDPYLRPLYDALHDVLGAEHTDRLMERGVIEIAPLAYMRGRTLDDAFVILDEAQNTTKAQMKMFLTRLGFGSKMVITGDKTQIDLPRGVDSGLNVAEHILKNVQDIQFIYLEQGDVVRHPIVAKIIDAYEKEQSSN